A single Syntrophorhabdaceae bacterium DNA region contains:
- a CDS encoding nuclear transport factor 2 family protein has translation MKASPEVEAAVLETLKDSWDAYRRQETDEVLSYYTVDDDLVAIGTGADERFTGRESLRAGLLRDFSQGHEAKLVITWASVSQSGNVAWIAAQCVTEVNLGCQTAKIPARLTAVMEQRGERWCIMQTHFSLPGGAAAPTVRSCEKGW, from the coding sequence ATGAAGGCGAGTCCGGAAGTCGAAGCGGCAGTTCTTGAAACCTTGAAAGATTCCTGGGATGCGTACAGGAGGCAGGAGACGGACGAGGTCCTCTCCTATTACACGGTCGATGACGATCTCGTTGCCATAGGGACCGGGGCCGACGAGCGGTTTACGGGCCGGGAGAGCCTTAGGGCAGGACTTCTTCGCGATTTTTCCCAGGGCCATGAGGCGAAGCTGGTGATTACCTGGGCCTCGGTCTCCCAGTCAGGCAATGTGGCCTGGATAGCCGCCCAGTGCGTGACCGAGGTAAATCTCGGGTGCCAGACCGCGAAAATCCCCGCCCGCCTCACCGCGGTCATGGAGCAAAGAGGGGAGAGATGGTGTATCATGCAGACCCACTTTTCCCTTCCCGGCGGCGCCGCCGCACCGACCGTCAGGTCCTGCGAAAAAGGCTGGTAA